The following coding sequences lie in one Oceanicola sp. 502str15 genomic window:
- a CDS encoding DUF4174 domain-containing protein, whose amino-acid sequence MRLTPIALALTLAAPAFAQETGPAVISEGAAEEAVEALAAEVAGDADTLQILAASEVTLADFLWLRRPVVIFADTPADPRFIEQLELLTARPGPMMERDAVVITDTDPSTLSPVRKQLRPRGFQLVLIGKDGEVKLRKPFPWDVREITRSIDKWPLRRDELRQK is encoded by the coding sequence ATGCGGCTCACCCCCATCGCTCTGGCACTCACCCTCGCCGCGCCCGCCTTCGCGCAGGAAACCGGCCCGGCCGTCATCTCCGAAGGCGCGGCCGAAGAGGCGGTCGAGGCGCTGGCCGCCGAAGTCGCCGGCGATGCCGACACGCTCCAGATCCTCGCGGCCTCCGAGGTCACGCTGGCCGATTTTCTCTGGCTCCGCCGCCCGGTGGTGATCTTTGCCGACACGCCCGCCGACCCGCGCTTCATCGAGCAGCTCGAGCTTCTCACTGCCCGCCCCGGCCCGATGATGGAGCGCGACGCCGTGGTGATCACCGACACTGACCCTTCCACCCTCTCCCCGGTGCGCAAGCAGCTCCGCCCACGCGGCTTCCAGCTCGTGCTCATCGGCAAGGACGGCGAGGTGAAACTGCGCAAACCCTTCCCCTGGGACGTGCGCGAAATCACCCGCAGCATCGACAAATGGCCGCTCCGGCGTGACGAATTGCGCCAGAAGTGA